The Syntrophotalea acetylenivorans genome contains the following window.
TCTCCCTCAAGCCGGGCGAGAAAATGGACCAGATGAAAATGGACATGGCCGGAGGCGCGACCGTACTCGGCACGATGCTGGCGGCCGCCCTGCTGAAACTACCGGTTAACCTGGTCGGTATCGTGCCGGCGGTGGAGAATATGCCTTCCGGCAGCGCCATTCGCCCAGGAGATATCCTTACCTCCATGGCCGGCCGCACCATCGAAGTACTCAATACAGATGCCGAAGGCCGGCTTATTTTAGCCGATGCACTAACTTATGCCAAACGCTTCAATCCGCGGGAAGTTATTGATTTAGCGACCTTGACCGGTGCCTGCATCATCGCCCTTGGCCACCATGCGGCGGCTGTTCTAGGTAACCATAACGGCCTGCTGCGTCAGTTGCAGAAAGCCGGCGAAACCAGTGGCGAGCGCTGCTGGCAACTGCCCCTGTGGGATGAATATGCCGAACAGCTGAAAAGCGAAGTTGCCGACCTGAAAAATATCGGCGGCCGACCGGCAGGCACTATTACAGCGGCCGCTTTTCTGCAGCACTTCGCCAAAGACTACCGATGGGCTCACCTGGACATCGCCGGAACGGCCTGGCAGGAAAAAGGCTCGGACTATCGACCGGCCGGCGGCACCGGCTTCGGCGTGCGTTTGCTCATCGAGCACCTGACCCGGAGCCTGGACTAGACCAGCCAAGCTAAGCCAGGAGCTACCGATAGACAGGCGGCGCCTAATCCTTGACATCCTCAGGGCCTGTTGCTAGTTTACACTGTTAGTGAAATTTCTATAGCCCTTGGGCTTTTACTGCAAATTACGCAACAATCCAACTGGATACGGGCCGCTTTTCCATGAAGGTTCTGGTTTCTGACATATTTTCCGCCGAAGGACTGGCGGTGTTTGAAGAAGCCGCTGGCATCGAACTCGATTACCGGCCGGGCATCTCTTCCGAAGAACTGTTGCAGGCGGTGCAAAATGCCGAAGCCCTAGTAGTACGCGGCGGCACCCAGATCACTGCCGAAGTGCTCGATGCAGCACCCTGTTTGCGGGTTGTGGGGCGGGCTGGCATCGGCATCGAAAACCTGGACCTGGAGACGGCCAATCGCAAGGGGGTCATTGTGATGAACACCCCCTTTGGCAGCACCACGACCGCCGCAGAACATTCCATTGCCATGCTGATGGCTCTGAGTCGGCAGATCCCTGAAGCGAACCGTTCGACCAAGGAAGGCCACTGGGAAAACCAGCGCTTTCTCGGTGTGGAAATCAACGGCAAAACCCTCGGAGTCGTCGGCGCCGGCAAAATCGGCAGCCTGGTTATTGAACAGGCCCTGGGTTTAAAGATGCGGGTTATCGTATACGACCCCTACCTGGCCGAAGACGTGATTACCAAAAAGGGTGCGGAAGCCGTTGATTTTGACACCCTGCTCAGGCGCTCCGACTTTATCTCGCTGCATGTTCCACTGACCGCGGAAACAGTCAATCTGTTTGACGAAGAAGCCCTGGCGCGAGTTAAACCAGGCTGCCGCATCATTAATTGCGCTGTCGGCGGCCTGATCGATGAAACCGCCCTGGCCGCCGCCATCGAAAAAAAGCAAGTGGCCGGCGCGGCCTTGGATGCCTTTGCCAATGAGCCTCCCAAGGCCGACAACCCGTTGCTGGCCATGGAACAGGTCATCTGTACCCCACACCTGCGCACAGCCACCGTTGATGCCCAGATCAACGTGACGGTTCAGGTCGCCCGGCAGATTGTCGATTTTCTACAGAAGGGCATCGTCGCCAACGCGCTTAATATGCCCTCGATCAATGCTGAACGGCTCAGCGAAATTCGTCCCTATTTAGACTTGGCTGAGCGTCTTGGTAAATTTCAGGCTCAGCGAGGGATCAAAGGGCTGCAACAAATCACTATTGAATATTCCGGAGGCGTGACTGAACATCCGTCCCGGCCTTTAACCAATGCCCTGCTCAAGGGTTTGCTGGAACCGATTGTCGGCCCTTCAGTCAACCACGTTAACGCCCCCCACTTGGCGCGGGAACGAGGCATCCAGGTCGTGGAACGAAGTTGCGACATGTCCCTGGAATTCGCCAACCTGATTCGGCTGACCGTGGTCGGTAGCGATGGCGAAAGTTCAGTGAGCGGCTCCCTGTTTGGCGACCAGGACTACCGCATCGTCCGGGTCGACGACCACCACGTAGAGGCCGTTCCCGACGGCCATATTCTGGTTATGCACAATCAAGACTGCCCGGGGGTGATCGGCTTCATCGGGCAAGTCTTTGGGGAGTCAGGCATCAACATCGCCATGATGGGCTTATCACGCCGCAAGATTCAGGGCAGGGCCATCTCTTTGATTACCGTGGACAGCAAGATTCCCGAAGAGGTATTACAAAGACTTCGCTCCAACCCACATATCATTTCGGCAGTACAGGTCAATCTCTGATTCGCCGACTCCATCCACACAACCAAATGACTGAAAACACCGCCCCGGGCGGAATCAATTATAAAGGAAGATAAACATTGACCGTTACGCAGCAAACCATTTCGGAAGCCATGCTCCCAAAAGGGGTAAAAGACTTCCTGCCGATTAAGGCGGCTAAAATAGAGCAACTCAAGCAAACCCTGCATGAGGTTTTTCACCGCTGGGCCTTTCGCCCCGTCATTCCGCCTTCACTGGAATTTCTCCACGTCCTGGAAAAAGGCCTGGGAGAAGGGCTGCGGGAAAAGACCTTCCGTTTCGACGACCGTCAAGACGGTAAGCTGGTGGCCTTTTCGCCGGACATTACACCGCAAGTGGCTCGCATTGTTGCCACCCGCATGCAACATGCACCACTGCCTCAGCGCCTCTGCTACAGCGGTCAGGTACTGCGCCACGCCGAACAGCAAGCCGGCAAGGATCGGGAAATTTTTCAGGCCGGCGTCGAACTCATCGGCCTTGACGGCCCAGAGGCCGATGCGGAAATGATCGCCATGGCCGTCGAATGTCTGCAGGCCCTCGGCGCCGAAGAATTTACCATCGATATCGGCCAAGTGGAATTTTTTCGCGGCGTGATGGCCGACCTGCCCCTCTCCCCGGAGCAGGCCCGCCAACTGCAATGCGCCATCGGCCGCAAGGACAATTCCGGCCTGATGGAATTATTGCAGGAGCTGAGCCTAAACGACCGTGAAAAACAAGCCATTCTGGCCCTGCCCCGGCTGTTCGGCGGCAGAGAAGTTCTCGATCGGGCGGAAGAAGCCGTTATCAATGACCGCTCCCGGACGGCCCTGGACAATCTGAAACAAGTATTGGAAGTGCTCGAGGTCTACGGCGTTGAAAAACACATCACCTTTGATCTCGGCGAACTGCGCGGCGTTGATTACCACACCGGCATTACTTTTCAGGGTTTTCTCAGCGGCCTGGGCCAAGCGGTCTGCTCCGGCGGTCGCTACGACAACCTGACCGCCCGCTACGGCCTGCCGGCTCCGGCAACGGGCTTTGCTTTTAACCTGCTGCACCTGCTGAACGCCTTCGACAAACAACTGGAGAAAAGCGCGGCTAAATATGCCGACGTGCTGATCTTCCAGACCGGCAGCAACAAACAACCGGCCCAACTCGCCGCCCAATCCCTGCGCCAGAAAGGCTACTCGGTCGCCCGGGACATCATCGAAAGGCAACTGGAAGACAGCATTCAGTATGCCCACAAAATGAATTACCGCTTTGTCATGGTAGTCGGCGAACCGGATGAAACAGTCCGACTCATCCAACTTGCCGACGACAATGAGCAACAAATACCCTATCGGTCCCTGCTGGCCGAGGGCTTTTGTCTGTAATCAGGAGATTTTAAAGAATATGGCTAATGTAGTGATCGTAGGCTCCCAATGGGGCGATGAAGGTAAAGGCAAGGTCGTTGACATCTACACTGAGCATGCCGACCAGGTAGTCCGCTTTCAGGGCGGCAACAATGCCGGCCACACCTTGGTGGTGGGCGATGAAAAGACCGTTTTGCACCTGATCCCTTCAGGCATCCTGCACAAAGGCAAGCGCTGCCTGATCGGTAATGGCGTAGTCCTTGACCCTCAGGTCTTCCTGCAGGAAATCAAACAATTAAAGCAGAAGGGCTACCTGCAGGACGACTCTCAGCTGGTCATCGACGGCAACGCCCATATCATCATGCCTTACCACAAGGCCATCGATGTCGCCCGGGAAAAAAAGTCGGGCGCGCGCAAAATCGGCACTACCGGGCGCGGCATCGGTCCGACCTACGAGGACAAGATCGGCCGGCGCGGTATTCGGGTCGCCGACCTGGTGAATCCCGAGATCTTTGCCCGCAAGGTTAAAGAGTTTCTGCCGGAGAAAAACTTTCTGCTTGAGCAATACCTCGGCGTCGCCCCCCTCGATGAAACCGCTATCCTCGAAGAGTACAATGCCTACGGCCAAACCCTGGCCAAGTACATGGGCAATATCTCCTTATTGGTCAACAACAGCATTACAGAGGGCCGCAAGGTACTCTTCGAAGGAGCCCAGGGCTGCCTGCTCGACATTGACCACGGCACCTACCCCTACGTGACGTCCTCTTCCACTATTTCAGGTAGCGCCTGCATCGGCGCCGGAGTGGGCCCACGTTTCCTCGACCAGGTGATCGGCATCTCCAAAGCCTATGTCACCCGGGTCGGAGAAGGCCCCTTCCCTACCGAACTACATGATGAAATGGGCCAGAAACTGCGCGAAGCAGGCAACGAATTCGGATCCACCACCGGCCGGCCCCGGCGCTGCGGCTGGTTCGATGCCGTGGCTCTGCGCTATGCAGTGCGCGCCAGCGGCATGACCGGGTTGGCTATTACCAAGATGGACGTACTCAACGAGTTGGAAACCATCAAACTCTGTACCGCCTATGCCTATCGGGGTGAACTGCTGGAAGACTTTCCCAACGACCTCGAAATCCTCAAGGAATGCACCCCGGTCTACGAGGAAGTCGAAGGTTGGCAGAGTGACCTCTGCGACGCAACCAGCTACGAAGAACTGCCGGAAAAAGCCAAGGCGTATTTGAAAAAACTGGAAGAGGTCAGCGGCTGTCCGATCATTCTGGTTTCGGTCGGCCCCCGGCGCGATCAGACCATCCAATTGAGCAACCCTTTTCAGGCCTGAACCGCAGTCAAAGAATTGCGATTTAACAGCCATTCCAGCTAGCATTTGCGGCGTCTGCTGTTAGAATATTCCAAGCCCTGAAAAAATT
Protein-coding sequences here:
- the serA gene encoding phosphoglycerate dehydrogenase, with the translated sequence MKVLVSDIFSAEGLAVFEEAAGIELDYRPGISSEELLQAVQNAEALVVRGGTQITAEVLDAAPCLRVVGRAGIGIENLDLETANRKGVIVMNTPFGSTTTAAEHSIAMLMALSRQIPEANRSTKEGHWENQRFLGVEINGKTLGVVGAGKIGSLVIEQALGLKMRVIVYDPYLAEDVITKKGAEAVDFDTLLRRSDFISLHVPLTAETVNLFDEEALARVKPGCRIINCAVGGLIDETALAAAIEKKQVAGAALDAFANEPPKADNPLLAMEQVICTPHLRTATVDAQINVTVQVARQIVDFLQKGIVANALNMPSINAERLSEIRPYLDLAERLGKFQAQRGIKGLQQITIEYSGGVTEHPSRPLTNALLKGLLEPIVGPSVNHVNAPHLARERGIQVVERSCDMSLEFANLIRLTVVGSDGESSVSGSLFGDQDYRIVRVDDHHVEAVPDGHILVMHNQDCPGVIGFIGQVFGESGINIAMMGLSRRKIQGRAISLITVDSKIPEEVLQRLRSNPHIISAVQVNL
- a CDS encoding ATP phosphoribosyltransferase regulatory subunit, which codes for MTVTQQTISEAMLPKGVKDFLPIKAAKIEQLKQTLHEVFHRWAFRPVIPPSLEFLHVLEKGLGEGLREKTFRFDDRQDGKLVAFSPDITPQVARIVATRMQHAPLPQRLCYSGQVLRHAEQQAGKDREIFQAGVELIGLDGPEADAEMIAMAVECLQALGAEEFTIDIGQVEFFRGVMADLPLSPEQARQLQCAIGRKDNSGLMELLQELSLNDREKQAILALPRLFGGREVLDRAEEAVINDRSRTALDNLKQVLEVLEVYGVEKHITFDLGELRGVDYHTGITFQGFLSGLGQAVCSGGRYDNLTARYGLPAPATGFAFNLLHLLNAFDKQLEKSAAKYADVLIFQTGSNKQPAQLAAQSLRQKGYSVARDIIERQLEDSIQYAHKMNYRFVMVVGEPDETVRLIQLADDNEQQIPYRSLLAEGFCL
- a CDS encoding adenylosuccinate synthase; translated protein: MANVVIVGSQWGDEGKGKVVDIYTEHADQVVRFQGGNNAGHTLVVGDEKTVLHLIPSGILHKGKRCLIGNGVVLDPQVFLQEIKQLKQKGYLQDDSQLVIDGNAHIIMPYHKAIDVAREKKSGARKIGTTGRGIGPTYEDKIGRRGIRVADLVNPEIFARKVKEFLPEKNFLLEQYLGVAPLDETAILEEYNAYGQTLAKYMGNISLLVNNSITEGRKVLFEGAQGCLLDIDHGTYPYVTSSSTISGSACIGAGVGPRFLDQVIGISKAYVTRVGEGPFPTELHDEMGQKLREAGNEFGSTTGRPRRCGWFDAVALRYAVRASGMTGLAITKMDVLNELETIKLCTAYAYRGELLEDFPNDLEILKECTPVYEEVEGWQSDLCDATSYEELPEKAKAYLKKLEEVSGCPIILVSVGPRRDQTIQLSNPFQA